The Acidianus manzaensis genome has a window encoding:
- a CDS encoding MFS transporter, whose translation MRKESYVAIGFIVMCFNSLYQYSWNAFEPLFEEGFKVGLVEIAIGFTLFNIFSSTFQPIGGNFADKLGPRNIGIIASFLSAIGFLGTSFSPSILFFYVFWSLGSIGEGILYGIAVNLAVKWFKRGTALATGLVSLGFGLGSAVADPFILMSRNFRDITLIIGIMEFILLPILLSFAKYPMQESGKSPKEAIISLKFWLIYASYVTVVLPLLVISSSLFVIGKKSEIPTTELYALISIFPVLSGSGRPFFGYIADRLGVIKTTLLVNILLSFSSFLLFMNLIIPSVVMIGLLGGSIITLYFNVSGIVFGTKYSTVNNGILYTGKAVSGFLGSVMYSILFLYGERLANLFVLSSSIIGVVIFLYIYNQVRSGEKSQVNKNFYKFHKG comes from the coding sequence ATGCGAAAAGAGAGCTATGTTGCTATAGGCTTTATAGTGATGTGCTTTAATTCTCTTTATCAATACTCATGGAACGCTTTTGAGCCACTTTTTGAAGAAGGATTTAAAGTAGGTTTGGTGGAAATTGCTATAGGCTTTACATTATTTAACATATTTTCATCAACTTTTCAACCAATAGGAGGTAATTTTGCTGACAAATTAGGTCCTAGAAATATTGGAATTATAGCATCTTTTCTGTCTGCAATAGGTTTTTTAGGAACTTCTTTTTCTCCATCCATATTATTCTTTTATGTGTTTTGGTCTTTAGGTAGTATTGGAGAGGGCATACTTTATGGTATTGCAGTAAATCTAGCTGTAAAATGGTTCAAACGCGGAACAGCTTTAGCTACTGGGCTTGTATCATTAGGTTTTGGATTAGGTTCTGCAGTAGCTGACCCTTTTATTCTTATGTCTAGAAATTTTAGAGATATAACTCTTATTATTGGAATAATGGAATTTATTCTTCTTCCTATTCTTTTGAGTTTTGCTAAATATCCTATGCAGGAAAGTGGAAAATCTCCCAAAGAAGCTATAATTTCATTAAAATTTTGGCTAATATATGCATCTTATGTTACAGTAGTTCTTCCTTTATTGGTTATCTCATCTTCACTTTTTGTTATTGGTAAAAAATCTGAAATACCTACTACTGAATTATACGCATTAATTTCTATCTTTCCTGTTCTAAGCGGATCTGGTAGACCATTTTTCGGTTATATAGCAGATAGGTTAGGAGTGATAAAAACTACTCTTCTTGTAAATATTTTGTTGTCGTTTAGTTCTTTCCTTCTTTTTATGAATTTAATTATACCATCTGTAGTTATGATAGGCTTATTAGGAGGATCTATAATAACACTCTATTTTAATGTTTCTGGAATAGTATTTGGAACAAAATATTCAACTGTAAATAATGGAATTTTATATACTGGAAAAGCAGTATCTGGATTCTTAGGTAGTGTCATGTATAGTATTCTATTCTTATACGGCGAAAGGTTAGCTAACTTATTTGTTTTATCTTCTAGCATCATAGGTGTAGTAATCTTCTTATACATTTATAATCAAGTACGTTCTGGTGAAAAATCTCAAGTTAATAAGAACTTTTATAAATTTCATAAAGGATAA
- a CDS encoding MBL fold metallo-hydrolase — protein sequence MKIAKDIEVLPGSPNTLVYDNRVVIDQGGKNSSVNINAETQLATHGHMDHIAGLFKQAKIKYLPKEDYWSLNIIGRRMMTYGFSSKNSNLFTYDLIKDNLTDSFNDSEIEKISLPGHTPGHTVYIIQGTIYCGDAFFGQKVLEHFVFPFYVDFWNAMDSLEKLKEIAKGLDNIIISHGPVFPKKKMLELIDYNLSYAQKLVSEIKDLIKEKEMTAEEIVIRIMENRGKDEIDPTSVLLNEITAKSILSQIAEAKINKEKGIVFTT from the coding sequence ATGAAAATAGCTAAGGATATCGAAGTTCTACCGGGTAGTCCTAATACACTAGTATACGATAATAGAGTAGTTATAGATCAAGGTGGGAAAAACAGTAGTGTCAATATAAACGCAGAAACGCAATTAGCTACTCATGGTCACATGGATCATATTGCAGGTTTATTTAAGCAGGCTAAAATAAAGTATTTACCAAAAGAAGACTATTGGAGTTTAAACATTATTGGGAGAAGAATGATGACATATGGCTTTAGTTCCAAGAATTCCAATTTATTTACTTATGATTTAATAAAAGATAATCTTACAGACTCGTTTAATGATTCAGAAATTGAAAAAATATCTTTACCTGGCCATACTCCAGGTCATACAGTGTATATTATTCAAGGAACAATATATTGTGGAGATGCATTTTTTGGTCAAAAAGTCTTAGAGCATTTTGTTTTTCCATTTTATGTAGATTTTTGGAATGCGATGGATAGTTTAGAAAAATTGAAAGAAATAGCTAAAGGTTTAGATAATATAATCATTTCACATGGTCCAGTTTTTCCAAAAAAGAAGATGCTTGAATTAATAGATTATAACTTATCATATGCACAAAAACTAGTCTCAGAAATAAAGGACTTAATAAAGGAAAAAGAGATGACTGCAGAAGAAATTGTCATTAGAATCATGGAAAATAGAGGCAAAGACGAAATAGATCCTACATCTGTTTTACTTAATGAAATAACTGCTAAATCAATATTATCTCAAATAGCAGAAGCTAAAATAAATAAAGAAAAAGGAATTGTGTTTACGACTTAG
- a CDS encoding class II fumarate hydratase has protein sequence MKYTETAPKLFMNTGTRFPRKLIWAMGVVKLACARANMKLGLLDKDIENAIEQAANEVILGNHDDKVVLDVFQTGSGTGLNMNINEIIAERATQILGKTVHPNDHVNMSQSSNDTVPTAIRIAAVSSTFESLIPSIDTILSSLNSKSNEYMNIIKSGRTHLRDALPITLGQELSAYYDAFYHEREEINNVIEYVKELPLGGTAVGTGLNADPRFSDTVITEINEITGLGFKTSNKFRSMRFLTDLLLLSGVLRNIAVELYRVGQDFRLMFSGPFTSIGEIDIPTQEEIAGSSIMPGKTNPVTVESSLLISAQVVGLDHANQFASMLGEFELAMGVPLVGYNIVTQISLLSEALNKFSALVINGMKPNVEKMKRYAESSPSLITVISPIVGYDKASQIGKMLVKGMSIRDALKELGFKDEEIDKILNLERLVKPGIPAKS, from the coding sequence ATGAAATACACAGAAACTGCTCCAAAACTGTTTATGAATACTGGAACTAGATTTCCAAGGAAATTAATCTGGGCTATGGGTGTAGTAAAACTAGCATGTGCAAGAGCAAATATGAAACTAGGACTTTTGGATAAAGATATAGAAAATGCAATAGAACAAGCTGCAAACGAAGTCATTTTAGGGAATCATGATGATAAAGTAGTTCTAGATGTATTCCAGACAGGTTCAGGTACTGGTCTTAACATGAATATTAACGAAATAATAGCTGAAAGAGCTACACAAATTTTAGGAAAAACAGTACATCCTAATGATCACGTAAATATGTCACAATCCTCTAACGATACTGTTCCTACAGCAATAAGAATCGCAGCCGTGTCCTCTACTTTTGAATCATTAATCCCATCAATTGACACTATTTTATCTTCTCTTAATTCAAAATCTAATGAGTATATGAATATAATAAAATCTGGAAGAACCCATTTACGTGACGCATTACCCATTACTTTAGGCCAAGAACTTTCAGCATATTACGATGCGTTTTATCATGAACGTGAAGAGATTAATAACGTTATTGAGTATGTTAAGGAATTGCCATTAGGAGGTACTGCAGTTGGCACTGGATTGAATGCTGATCCTAGATTTTCTGATACTGTAATAACTGAAATCAATGAAATAACTGGTCTAGGTTTTAAAACTTCAAATAAATTTAGATCAATGAGATTTTTAACAGATTTATTACTTCTAAGTGGAGTTTTAAGAAACATTGCAGTAGAATTATATAGAGTTGGGCAAGATTTCAGACTTATGTTTTCTGGTCCATTTACTTCAATAGGCGAAATTGATATTCCTACTCAGGAAGAAATTGCAGGAAGCAGTATAATGCCTGGAAAAACTAATCCTGTAACTGTTGAATCTTCTTTACTAATATCAGCTCAAGTAGTAGGGCTGGATCATGCTAATCAGTTCGCTTCAATGTTAGGAGAATTTGAATTAGCAATGGGAGTTCCTTTAGTAGGATATAATATAGTTACACAAATATCATTATTATCTGAGGCATTAAATAAATTTAGTGCACTAGTAATAAATGGAATGAAACCAAATGTAGAAAAGATGAAAAGGTACGCTGAAAGTAGTCCTTCATTAATTACTGTAATCTCACCTATAGTTGGCTACGATAAAGCTTCTCAAATTGGTAAGATGCTAGTTAAAGGAATGTCGATACGAGATGCCTTAAAGGAGCTAGGATTTAAAGATGAAGAAATTGATAAAATACTTAACTTGGAAAGATTAGTAAAACCTGGTATTCCAGCTAAGTCGTAA